The Paenibacillus beijingensis nucleotide sequence GAATAGATGACGAGCATAAAGACGGCGATCGGCATCAGTTTCAAACAGATCGGATCGAGACGGGAGGCGGCAATAAACAATAATATAAACGAGATGATGACGAAAAATGCGACTTCGCCGGTCTTCAGCAGTCCGGCGGGCAGCGCTCTTTTTTCCGTGCGCGGATTTTTGGCGTCGATCGCCTTGTCAATGAGGCGGTTAAGTCCCATTGCCGCACTGCGTGCGCCGAACATGGCGAGCGTAATCCAGCCGATGTCCGCCCAGGAAGGGAGCTCGCCGTTCATCGTCACCGCGCCGAGCAGCGCTCCCATATAAGCGAACGGCAGGGCAAAGATCGTATGCTCGAATTTAATCATTTCCAGAAAAATGTTCAGTTTGCGAATCATGCTCCGTCTGTCTCCTTTTTCCCGATATGCAGCGCCGCGATTCCTCCGGTGAGCGAATACGCGCGCACATGGCGCAGGCCGGTTTCGCGGAAAATATCCGACAGTCGGTTCATATCGGGAAACGCTTTAAGGGAGTCCGGAAGCCATTTGTACTGCTCGTACGACTTCGCAACCAGCTTACCGACCAGCGGAAGCAGCCGTTCGAAATAAAAATAATAAAGCGATTTAAACGGCTGCGTCGTCGGCTTGGACAGCTCGAGGCAAACGACTTGCCCGCCCGGTTTGACAACGCGCTGCATCTCGCGCAGCACCTGCATCAAATCGGGAACGTTGCGCAGGCCGAATCCGATCGTAGCGTAATCGAATGTGTTGTCTTCGAACGGAAGCTGCATCGCGTTGCCGCGGATGAGCTCGACCCGCCGCTCCAGCCCAAGCTGCTTCAGCTTGTCGGCTCCCACATCGAGCATGCTTTGGCTGAAGTCCAATCCGACGACCCTGCCGGTGCCGCTTGCTTGCGCGATTGCGATCGTCCAATCGCAAGTGCCGCAGCACAGATCGATCGCCGTCGCTCCGGACTGCACGTTCATCTGTTTCATGGTGAATTTGCGCCAAGCCTGATGTCTGCGGAAACTGAGCAGATCATTCATAAGATCGTATTTGGGCGCAATTTTTTCAAATACGGCGTGAACATGCTGTTCCTTTGCTTTGGGATCCATTAGAACGAAAGTCACCTCATCTCGGTTAACGTCGGCGCTGTCGCCGACAAAGGGTACAGCAGCTTTTCTTTCAACTGCAGCAGCTCGGCCGCAAGCTTGTCCGAGTCAAGCCGCCGCGCCAATGATTGCAGATGCTCCGCGCAGCCGTGCAGCTTGTCCGTCAGCTTGCCGCGGATGTCGAATTTGATGGACAGCGAATGGATAAACGCAGGCTGCAATTCCGCATGCTCCGTAAGTAGCCGGCGTTCTTCCTCGTTGCCGTTCTCCAGCACATGCCAGTATCCCCAGCTGCCTGTAAACCGGTCATCCGTACGCGCCAGTTCATCGCGCACCGCTTCGCAGAGGCATACCGTTTGCAGCAGTTCCGGCCAGTTGGAAACGTATTTCTCTTCGAGCAGCGCCGCAAACCCTTCAAACATCCCCGCTTTCAGACGGGCGGTTTCCACGATATACTCTTCAGCCGTCAGGTTAAGCTGTTTCGCCTTCACGTATAAACCCGTTTTCATCCGGTTCACTTCACAGATGGCTTCGCTGAGTCGCCCCACCATCTCGATCTGTCCCGCCTGGGACAGCAGCTGGTAGAAACGGCTGCTGAAATAATCGCCGGCCAAAATGCGCAATTGGCGGGAACGCATATCCTTTAAAGTTAAAGGAGCTTCTTCAACATCGACCATATCGTGAGTGTCGAGGCCGAGCTGGACAAGCGATACGACCAGCGAATACAGCTCGCTGTGCTTGGCGGCAAAGCGCTGCCGGTTCAAAAAAGCGAACAGCAGGCGGATGCGCGGATCGGGAAAAGCCGGCAGCTCGGTATGCCGCTGGATCATGTCGTAATCAACATATTTTTGGGCTATTTCGGGAATGCGGTAAGGTTTCATCGGGTAAGCCTCCGAACAGAACGGACCATAGCCGCTCAATAATCTAAATTATTATAGCATAATTATTGACACGAGTCACAGTCCGCTCCTTGTTCTTCACAATTCGTTAACGGGTGGAGAACAAATACGGCCACTCGCGCGTGCGGCATGAATAAACGTTACAGGGACGAAGAGCCGAAGCGCGCATCCCATTCGCTCGTAAAGTGGAGACGGAGCCGGTTCCTCCACTCCCGGTTTCGAACCGGGTCGGTCGGAGGCGCTTCCTCCCCCTTATCCTTCAGCCAGGCATCCGATTTGCGCACATCCGCAGAGAACAGCAAATCTCCTTCCGCGAAAGCGGCGGGTGCATCTCCCGGTGCCGAAGCGGCCTGTTGACCGGCCGGAAACTCCGAAGAGCAGCGGACAAGCAGCCGGCTGACGTTATCGACCTGGCGGAACGCCAAATGGACGAGCTTGTTCACATCGCGGAACCAATCGTCCGAATATCCGCCCTCTGCCGGAACGACCAGATCTACGGACAGAACGGCGTTATTCCATCCGACTCTTGTCATTCGCTGGGAAAGCTCGAGCCCGGTAAGCAGATCGACCAGATTGCGGTTGTTCATCCGGCCCTCCGCTTCGGGGTTAAAGACCATCATCTCCCTAACCGCAGCACCGCTCCCGTTTCCGTCCGTCTGTTTAAACGGCAGCAGCCCCAGCAGCAGAACGGCCGCAAGCGCCGCGGCCCATGCGGCGAGCATACGAATGCGGACACTCATCTTTTCCATCCCCCTCTTAGGGCCGGTCCGTCATTCCCGCTAACGGCAACCTACGAACCTAATTACCTCTTAAACTAGTATATAAACAAAAAAAGCAGGCTATGCCTGCTTCTCACGCGCGATTCGTTTATTGGTCGGTTTCGATTGTGCCGTACTTGGTCATGACCGTCGCTTTGCCGCGAATTTTGATGGCAGACGTATGGTCGGTGAATTGGGCAATGAGAATTTCACCTTTATCAAGCTTCTCCGTATGGTGGAATTTCGTATCCAATCCGCGTGTGAGGCCGATAACCTGCACTCCCTGATCTTTAGCTTTTACGACGATGTATTCACCCTGCATCGCATCCACTTCACATCCTCCTCTCTGCTTCCCGCTCACTCTAGCAAAAACTGCTCTCCCGCAGCAGACAGGAAAGCAGTTAGGTAAACGTTATGTATGGTCGGAGTAGCGGGATTTGAACCCACGGCCTCACCCACCCCAAGGGTGCGCGCTACCAGGCTGCGCTATACCCCGACAGCAACATAAAAGATTCTAACCGAATATGAAATGCATTGTCAATAGACAATTGAATAGGAGCGGGATAGAAAACGCCCGAATGAAATTCATTCGGACGCGGGCAGTTAATTATTCGCCCGACACCAGGTCTTTCAACGATTTCCCCGGTTTAAACGCAGGCATTTTGCTTGCTGCAATATCGATTTCTTCTCCGGTTTGCGGGTTGCGGCCTTTACGCGCCTGACGTTCCCGAACCTCGAAGTTGCCGAAGCCGACCAATTGAACTTTGTCGCCGCTTTGCAGCGCGTCGGAAATCGCGTCAAAAACCGCATCTACTGCTTTCGTTGCGTCTTTTTTGGACAATTCCGTTGCTTCAGCCACTTTCGTAATCAAATCCGCCTTGTTCATTGATTTTCACCTCCCTGAAAAAAACGCTCTGACATCCTCAATATCATTCTGTTTAACCGAAAACTGCAAAAATATACCTCTGAAAGCGGAACAAACTTATAGTAATACAGCCTTTAGCCGATTTCAAGTATAAAAGGCAACAAAGTCGCGCATTCCGGCCGTTTGCGCACCGATGCTGCCGCTCTGGCGCCGTTAGCCCGCTTTTCGCCTGTTCAGATGGATAAACGTCACTGAAAGCGCGAGCACGAGCACGCCGCCTTTAATAATATCGTTCGTATAATACTGCACGCGCATCATCGTCAAACCGTTCAACAGCACCCCGATTAACAGGGCACCGAAGAACGTTCCGATCACATTGGGGCGACCGGCTCCAAGCACCGAGTATCCGATAAACACGGCAGCCACCGCTTCCATCAGCACGGGAGCGCCCGCATCCACCTGGCCGCTTCCCGTACGCGCCGCGAACAGGATACCGCCGATCGAAGCGAAGATGCCGGCGAGAACGTATGCCGCCGTGCGAATGCGGCGGACGCGCACGCCGGAAAGTCTTGCCGCTTCTTCGTTGCCGCCCGTCATCTCCATTTGCCGCCCGAAGCGTGTATATTTAAAGAACAGGTATACAAGCACAAATGCGACGGCCATCAGCAGCACCGTAACCGGAATGCCGAGCAACTTCCCTTGCCCAAGCCACAAAAAGGACGCGCTGATTTGGCCCGGAGCGGTGGAACCGTCCTGCATCGCCATATTGTTGTAGATCGAATACCCTTTCGTGAAGGTCCGGTGCACCCCGGAGACGATATACAGCATCGCAAGGGTGGCGAGCATGTCCGGAATGCGGATGCGCACGATCAGCAGCGCATTGATCAATCCGACCGCGGCGCCGACCGCAAGCGAAGCGATAATGACGACGACAAGCGGCATTTGGTACCATACCATCAGCGCAGCGGAGAATACGGTCGTCATGGAGACGGTAGAGCCTACCGACAAGTCAAACCCGTCCACCGTCAGCGAAAACGTAACGCCGAGCGCCACAAAAGCGGTAATGGCAATCGATCTTAAAATGTCCGTAAGATTGGCATAAGTGAAGAAATACTCGTTCCACAGCGAAAAAAAGATGATGACCAGCCCGATGACGATCAAGGAGCCGTATTTGAACACAAAGTCAAGTAATTTCGAATTCACGCGATACCCTCTCTTCCTCCGCTGGCATGAATCAGCAGATCCTCCTGCGTCGCTTCGCCATGACGGAATTCCTTTACGATTTTTCCGTCGCACATGACGAGTATGCGGTCGGCGATGCCGAGCGCCTCGGCGAATTCGCAGGTGAAATAGACGATTGCTTTACCCTGCTGGGCGAGAT carries:
- a CDS encoding demethylmenaquinone methyltransferase — translated: MDPKAKEQHVHAVFEKIAPKYDLMNDLLSFRRHQAWRKFTMKQMNVQSGATAIDLCCGTCDWTIAIAQASGTGRVVGLDFSQSMLDVGADKLKQLGLERRVELIRGNAMQLPFEDNTFDYATIGFGLRNVPDLMQVLREMQRVVKPGGQVVCLELSKPTTQPFKSLYYFYFERLLPLVGKLVAKSYEQYKWLPDSLKAFPDMNRLSDIFRETGLRHVRAYSLTGGIAALHIGKKETDGA
- a CDS encoding heptaprenyl diphosphate synthase component 1; translated protein: MKPYRIPEIAQKYVDYDMIQRHTELPAFPDPRIRLLFAFLNRQRFAAKHSELYSLVVSLVQLGLDTHDMVDVEEAPLTLKDMRSRQLRILAGDYFSSRFYQLLSQAGQIEMVGRLSEAICEVNRMKTGLYVKAKQLNLTAEEYIVETARLKAGMFEGFAALLEEKYVSNWPELLQTVCLCEAVRDELARTDDRFTGSWGYWHVLENGNEEERRLLTEHAELQPAFIHSLSIKFDIRGKLTDKLHGCAEHLQSLARRLDSDKLAAELLQLKEKLLYPLSATAPTLTEMR
- the mtrB gene encoding trp RNA-binding attenuation protein MtrB: MQGEYIVVKAKDQGVQVIGLTRGLDTKFHHTEKLDKGEILIAQFTDHTSAIKIRGKATVMTKYGTIETDQ
- a CDS encoding HU family DNA-binding protein, with the protein product MNKADLITKVAEATELSKKDATKAVDAVFDAISDALQSGDKVQLVGFGNFEVRERQARKGRNPQTGEEIDIAASKMPAFKPGKSLKDLVSGE
- a CDS encoding ABC transporter permease, which produces MNSKLLDFVFKYGSLIVIGLVIIFFSLWNEYFFTYANLTDILRSIAITAFVALGVTFSLTVDGFDLSVGSTVSMTTVFSAALMVWYQMPLVVVIIASLAVGAAVGLINALLIVRIRIPDMLATLAMLYIVSGVHRTFTKGYSIYNNMAMQDGSTAPGQISASFLWLGQGKLLGIPVTVLLMAVAFVLVYLFFKYTRFGRQMEMTGGNEEAARLSGVRVRRIRTAAYVLAGIFASIGGILFAARTGSGQVDAGAPVLMEAVAAVFIGYSVLGAGRPNVIGTFFGALLIGVLLNGLTMMRVQYYTNDIIKGGVLVLALSVTFIHLNRRKAG